One Ostrea edulis chromosome 6, xbOstEdul1.1, whole genome shotgun sequence genomic window, ctttcattcatatgtcgatttgatatatccctgtgagctcgaaataaaggacaccacagagtaatccacttctgcttcttacttagatattttattgaaagtagacattaaaggcaaactgacaactcaactgtatgacaaacgggatgatttcagcttctccatcgtcaacttcccacatttatgtagcaatattccattatcacctgcatatggtgtttatatatctcaactgattcgatatgcaagagcttgttctgggtatagtcagtttttaaatcgaggtaagctactgacaaacaagttgattgtacagggatttcaacagtctcgattgaagtcagcatttcgcaaattctatggtcgttataacgatctagttcgtcaatacaacctcgcattgggtcaaatgctgtctgacgtgtttcataccgtttcttaaaccgttcttggcacactgattttgactacagataacctgatcaggatatagggctcacgacgggtgtgaccggtcaacaggggatgcttactcctcctaggcacctgatcctacctctggtgtgtccaggggtccgtgtttgcccaactatctattttgtattgcttgtaggagttatgagattgatcactgttcgttgtcttcaccttgcattcacgttatttccttgtggactagacaaatttcccacatcatatacattatcattgcatccctatggaaatgcagtgcctggtgtcctgatccagtgatcttctcgttgtctacgaaaaggggtgcttaatgtaggattgtttgtgtgatggtaatttttttctaaaatccttaccctcatggacaacaagatggagtggtccggtgcattaaaatgtttgtaaagaagttggttaccaccattattaatttgaaatatgtgccccgatattcttttattaagtgaacccttggtttctcccacataaattaagccacacaggttacactcaatggcgtagacaacgttaaatatttacaagtcagattatcaaacgttttggtacagaaactacgttcatttagattactactaaatgaatttttagtgatcagtatatcacaagtttgcaattttttgcagaacattttgaggttgaacacatgGGGTCGGAAaagaaattatcaaatatatctcttaaaggaacataacagtctttaatttgggtataagaattttggtttctgtaccaaagctgacaatgtcacgattgtacatacgacaaatctttgatatctcgaaggataacccgagggacaccaaccgatccgtaggagcctgtgtcccttatagactccacagagtgacacctttttatactgcgcgacgtgtcagccagtattgtttcgttattgtgtatattcatgaaggaacatatatcgagcgacaagtatcctcggggacagactgtccaccagcagagatacatactcgatggttaaatgcaaggtgaagataacgaacagtgatcaatctcataattacTTAAaactgtatggtccgaattacaattgttttttccatctcgtaaaaacgctattgaATCATcacacgtatgtagttatgagactgtacgacctATCATAAATtctttcacctgttttaacccaaataatttgattttaaatcgatgtttacaaataaccgcgtcactctgccatttgtgacagtcacgtgaccagttcaaactttcagatcattggtggtcttatctgtgtaaagctgtgtattttgttataacagtaccgtaccttaagtttaatagaaataaaaatatcaaatacctcttagtaattcgttgttttacgctcattcagccttaaaactagacatttgcgtatgagttaatacatcatgttgggattcccctgacgcgcgtaggtctatttatagacgtctattatgggatgatttaaatatgtagccactatatttactttctaaataatattcgcactgttttcttttacatgcaaatgttttcaagcatgtaattaagggaaatttaataactttataaagtaattaatctgctttaaagtaattatgtacaaaaataatacatgaacatcgggtcatacagctttaatgtGAACGGCTCCTTGTTTTCAGTTTTTCATTCTTCTTTCAAATAGACAGCACCGTGTGTCAAAGTGTGTGACAGTCACATAGTTTTTGTCTGTTGACATTCACGACGGGGTTCAACTAATTAGAGTAAACTTATTGTAAACAATGTTTctttattgaaattaatttaatcTCGGACATACACCTGTACAATGATGTTTTCTCCCCTCAGATATTGAAATTGAGactattttgtatcattttgtaCGATCTGACAAGCATATCCCTTATAATATGTAAAATATGTTGACAATgcaagctgaagataacgaacagtgatcaatctcataactcctataagcaatacaaaatagatagttgggcaaacacggaccgctggacacacccgaggtgggatcaggtggctagtaggagtaagcatcccctgttgaccggtcacacccgccgtgagccctctatcctgatcaggcaaacggagttatccgaagtcaaaatcagtatgccaagaacggctcaacaatcggtatgaaacacgtcagacagcatttgacccaatgatgttcgatcaggtgcttaggaagagtaaacattccctgtcggaATGGTATGCAGCTTTTTATACcaataaattgtgaattttattgGAGCAGGCTGATATCCAAAGTTTTGTCCCTTTCATCTAATTTCTGTCTATTATCATTTTCGAATCAAGTAAAAAGCAATTGGCATggtgcatgtaaaatttatacagtaccaatttcgatgcatcagatgcgcatttcgataaataatgtctcttcagtgaagCTGAAgccaaaatattggaaatccgaaataacaaaaaacttgtaagaacAAATAAAAACCAGattgccaaagactggagtcaaattcgtctaaggatcagagctatgcatgagggatataatccttaattttgaaatgaatttctaaattttataacagcaattaaatatacatccgaattttcaagctagtaacgaagtacttagctactggactgcaGAGACCCTTGgcgactaacagtccaccagcagaggcctcgacccagggtcgtaatgtaaaacttatacggtaccaattttgatgcaccagatgcgcatttcgacaaataatgtctcttcagtgatgcttaagcagaaatattggaaatccgagataacaataaacttttaagaactaaaaaacaaattaccaaagactggagtcaaatttgtctaaggatcagagctatgcatccCATCTTTTATTGTGGATATATGATGATGTTAACTAGGATGTCATCAAACTTAAAAGAATGACCAAAATCTCTCCTAAAACAACCGAACTCCCACCCCAAACATCAAACTTTCTGTGTTGAACTTGTTCATATGATCTGATATTAAGAATGAATTTAATTTCTTGTAGAAGTAACAGTCAAGCAAAATCATCCATCCAAGTATTGGAATGTAAAATCATACATGTTTTCTGTGAAACCCATAGACTTCATCAACATCTTCGACAACATCAGACGCATTTTCGTCCTGATTAAACAGCCTATCATCAGGATGAACCTGGCATTCAACAGTGTTTTTTAACGCGGGCTCTTCTTCGTTTTTCCTATTATATTTCCTATTATATTTCACTGAACTATACGGTCGATGTTTATACATTGAACAAGGTTGTACCCCGGTAATTTCACTTTCCGAATCATGTACATTGTAGCTGGTATCAATTGATATAGTGTTACTCTCTCCCGGAAAGGTTTCAGAATCATTGCTGTCATGTCGATGAGATTCTTTTAGTTTTATACTGTTATAATTGCTGCTGAAAGTAGATACTGACGGTTGGGTGTGATGTTCGAGAATATTTGAGAGACTGAAGTCATCAGAAGACCCAGTCAATCGTCCGTATGTGTCTTGTGAATGATATCGTGAATGAGTTATAGTTTTTCTTGAGTCAGCATTTATTTCATCATCTATAGTTTGACGCGAATTAGACCGTAGATGTCTTCCAAATTCTGGTGTTTCTCGTTCCGTTTGCTCTTGTGATTCGCCTAGCCTATTGCCAGAATGTCCCTGCTCTGAAACACACAAAATCACTTAAAACAATgcactgatatatatatatatatatatatatatatatatatatatattagagaACACAGGTGTAGAATATGTATGTTCATACGGAATTGGTTGAAGTAATATATTATATAcctttcccaaatcaataacatcaaaacctaagACTTTTCGACGcattacacgaccattcctcacgataaatcgaa contains:
- the LOC125647758 gene encoding protein draper-like codes for the protein MKMYVVTFLKIWYFYSFLKGFFSLPTNQTWSAYCTDDFRGKIKCCSNYRNVSGSCEPCIGSFGVDCNTTCLEGFYGFGCKKKCDCLPTESCHKVHGCLDCRGSFGENCSQSCPFGFYGINCLEKCNCSSDTHWCDNISGCKIKDNDVNNGTQETKTKHLAFDVMGSIIGTSAFWWLMYLVCCWKQRSNSTMKVTMQEQGHSGNRLGESQEQTERETPEFGRHLRSNSRQTIDDEINADSRKTITHSRYHSQDTYGRLTGSSDDFSLSNILEHHTQPSVSTFSSNYNSIKLKESHRHDSNDSETFPGESNTISIDTSYNVHDSESEITGVQPCSMYKHRPYSSVKYNRKYNRKNEEEPALKNTVECQVHPDDRLFNQDENASDVVEDVDEVYGFHRKHV